The nucleotide sequence gtattgCTAATAATGTGGAATTTCATTTGCCAGTTCCAGCAGATGTTGATTCACCACATTTCCAAACTTATATTGGTACTGTTAAATATTACCCTgataaagatatattattgtgGAAAATTAAACAATTTCAAGGCCAAAaggaatatattatgaatgCACAATTTGGTTTACCATCAATTGTATCgaatgaaaataaagatatatattataaacgGCCTGTAAATGTTAAGTTTGAAATCCCATATTTTACTGTTTCAGGTATAACTGTAcgatatttaaaaattattgaaaaaagtGGTTATCAAGCTTTGCCTTGGGTTAGATATATCACACAAAATGGGGATTATCAAGTTAGAATTTCATGATCAGCTAATTGgaatttatcaaaaataatgacAGCAATTTATTCCttaaaataatcaaaatcTAATACACCCAGGACGAAAGAAAGATACACCTATTTTTTCGTAATGTGTAAGTGGGGAATGGTGATAGTAATACCTAACCCGACGAAACAAACCCGACAATATAAATAGCAAATAGAGATTATCCTTTTATTTCAGGTATCTACAATTTTTCGTTAAATAAATACCTCTCTCTGATATGTGTATAATACCAACAAGGGGCCAATGGAAAATGtgattcatttattatccCTCTACATATATGgatgtacatatatatagagaGAAGTTTCAATATTGTGCTggttcgttttttttttttgcaccAAAAATTGTTTCCTAATCATTTGCACCCACATATGCATATTGAACAGTTTTTCTCCTTTTTTTCTCTAaacttaatttttttttgaacataataaaatacagTAAACCACTTTTGGTTCTTTTACttaattttgaatttttattaactcACAAACTAtgcacaaatatataatgcatCGAGGCGCAAACAAGTTGAACATTTTTCAAGATATCTTTACATACAATTTTGTTACTATAAAGttattacatttattaataatttaatttatctttACCTTTCTTTGCAATTATGCAAAtctcaaaataaatatgaatactACTATTAAGTAGCATTATGTCAATATATGCCCAATTTAATTAGGGCACATTTtgcatacatatttatatagagGATggattaattttttaataaaatcatCTACCACTGAAATGTTTGAACAATccaattatttaatatatatttttttagatactataaaaaaattgattttttaaagttATCGCATAAAGcatacaataaaaaaataataaaaacgataatataaaataaatgatatctatatgcatatattcataaaaattaatttttatttaacaatataaagcggaatatataaagagTAACCTTTTTCTAGTGCCCATATACATgcattaataaaaatttaatggtTCACAGATATGCTCTTTAATTTTGGGGATGAGCTTGGATATGGTGTATTCACACAGCTATGTTTTGTTTACTAATAGTGAGAACGAGGACAAATCGTGCATGTCTTTTCTCTTTTATTTAGTTTTATGagcatatacatatgtggGCAAGGATATTCAGTAACACTTAATTATACACCATATATTTCCCAGTTGCCGAAAATTGCTTACAACCATGTATAACTTTATTGATTGCGAGTAATAAATCCTTTTCAGTAATTGTTTTTCTCCTTGCTCTGATTGCAAACATTCCTGCCTCTGTACATACACTTCTAATATCTGAACCTGTGCTATTAGGGCATAATCTTGCTAAAAGTTCAAATCTCACATCTCTACTCATGTTCATAGTATTAGCatgtattttaaaaatatgtgttCTTCCTTCAAGATCTGGTAAACTAAATTCAATTTTTCTGTCAATTCTACCCGGCCGAACTAAAGCGCTATCTAATGTATCTGGTCTATTAGTTGCCATTATAACTTTTATATTACCTCTATTGTCAAAACCATCTAATTGATTTACTATTTCAAGCATAGTTCTTTGAACTTCATGATCTCCATGGGCACTTTCATCTCCTCTTGATCCTCCTATTGCATCTACTTCATcgataaataaaatgcatGCTTTTTTAGATTTAGCCATTTGAAATAATTCTCTAACAAGTCTTGCCCCCTCACCAACATATTTTTGAACTAATTCTGATCCTATAACACAAATGAAACAAGCATCTGTTCTATTTGCAATAGCTCGAGCTGTTAATGTTTTACCTGTACCTGGAGGCCCATAAAGTAAAACACCCTTAGGTGGGTCAATACCTAAAGTTACAAATCTCTCAGGTTGTAATAAAGGCATTTCAACAACTTCtcttaatttttctaattgTTCTTTACATCCGCCAATGTCATTATATGTTATATCTGGTTTTTCTTCAACAGTCATCATAGTAACACTAGGATCTATTTTAGGAGGcaataaaatttgaattttataCTTTGTTCTATCAACCCCAACTCTCATGCCTTCTTCAATATCACTAGGTGCCACCTTCTCGCCTAAGCCGACAACAAACTTTGCTATTTgttttacatttattatatattttgtttgatCGGTATCAGAATTTATTATCTTTGTACATCTAGCTACTTGTAGTGGCTGCTCTTCATTTAACATTTGCTTATCTAATTGCAAGTCCCATTGATTTGGCAAACATAGCCCTGTATCGCTTTCCCTTACCCCACATAGCTTATTAATGTTAGTAACCAATCCAGTAATGTCATTTTccactttttttatacttttaGAATATGGTCCAGAACCctgtaaaaaaaacaataaacaAGGATTCATAAGGATAAATAATCATAACAATAAGAGTattgaaagaaaaaaaagaattggggaaatttaaataaatttgatatgatataattgatgaaagtataataaattgACCCTCCCCATATACAAACACATTTCTCATTTTCTCTATGCATATGCATTTCACTTAAGGAATAGTTTCcatccaaaaaaaaatacatacaCACTAAACAAATGAATAAAACAAGCATATCTATATAAgtatgtaaaaatatagatggaattattaaaaagcTCGCTCTTTCCTTACATATGATTTCAAAATGTTTATATCCTCATCATCTAATGGTTTGGACTGAGTAGCTGGTTCTTCTTCCATATTCAATTAAACAGGTACACGTAAATTTTGAAAaccaaatatattttatcttaatatttttaagaaaaatatataaaaatataaactgatttataatatttttcttaacAAAAATTTACGTTTATATTATCCAGTATAAACAGGAACAatgcatttattattatctacTCATTGGAATTTtatttggaaaaaataataaaataaaaacaaaagaaaaaaaaatatttaaaaatttatgtgctaataaatattctataaatacaataataGCCAAAGCTAAAGAAAATGTTTCAGTTGATACATATTGTAagcatattattattcaaaaaaataaattattgcatatatatttatcatttaagTTAAAGGCGTAATTTAATTTCACATTCGAGgagtaaaaataaaataaattaaaagtgtaataaaaaagaaataagctgtaatcatattttatttgtttattatttcattataaaaataattaaaatgtaGTAAAAGGTGtaaattcatatttttttaaagaaaattaaattacAATACTAAAAGTCTTTAAATTGTAAAgcgtaaaaaaaaatgtgccAATATccataaattattataatatatatttggaATCTTACAAATCAGcgtatttattaatatctaaaataatttttaaattataacaaataatttaaaacaCAGAATTTATCAAACATTTCAAAAACACTActtactattattttgtatcaCTCAAGCATTTTATTACCTcctttttatatcattataaaatttacaaaagatatacatatatttttttattcatccattttatttgttcttATTACAGTTTATTGCtcatattaaaaacatttGTCCAAAGTATATAATGAAACCgcattttaataatatcatggctttatataaatatagcaTAATGTTgcattatatacataacaAATATAGCACAGatttgtataaaattttaaataaaattttataaatatacgATTTTAATATGGGCTTTAGTAGTTTatgttataaattatatgacACCTTTTCCTAGTACATttacattatatttaatatattttcctatgctttttatgaaaaaagaacgttgaaaataaaaaacaccCCAATTTAATAAGTATGTAATAACCTTTTTCAAATAGCGTCTATTAAgaatttgatatattaccggtatattatattcttaTGAGGTGTGCTTGCCTATTACCATAAGAGGATAAACATAAAGGAAAagataatttttaataagaAATAATGCATTCatgcattatatatttcgtTTATATGCTTCAttacttatattttaaagggatatattttttatatataatgtaagTTGAGCATTATTAgagataaatatatttctgtTATGTCACAAATAGTTGGACTTACTACagtcaaataaatatagaaaaaccatattttatatcGATTTAAAGAtagaattattttgtttactttttataatatatattaatcatTATTTACGTCATCTCCATGacataattaatataaatgtttgATTAAACGAATATAATTACgtataatttgtttaatagGTAAATTGCTCACccaaaaatatatggacATTTTTTCTgcaataaatattcatgacaaaggaaataattatgtttggagaaaaaatatatattcctttaaatatagcataaacaaatatattattatataattttaacaatcattgtaaatataattcccctttttattttcatatcgATAATAAGTTCATAGAATGGAATTTACATAcgttttaaattaaattaaattaaaaaaaattaataacaaaacaaatataataatcttaatttatgcaaaattttatttaatttttgtacTCAAATAATTGATAGTTggataaaattatatttttattaatcaTTATTAATTGCTAACcgttaaaaatataaatttttttttatgaaaatatttactGTATTacccatatatatatatatatatatatatatatatatatatatatatttttaaaacataaattaattttgtatattttatacttttttctatatattgtttcattatttttgttatattatatatttgttttaaattttatttctttatattataaatttgttataattcataaaaaaaataatttagcCCTTTTGTTAGCATTACCATTTTtgtacataaatattttattaatttttgccttttgcattatatatacaataaagTTATGTTGTCATTGTTATATCATATTTGTATTAggatttaaaataatatggaacaccaaataaaattccgaatgtaataaaataaaagcataagaaaaaaataaaaaaacgcGAAAACACacaatatatgtatgcatggatataataaaatgataaatagCTTTTTCTACGATGATAAAAAGCTCCCtattgatataaataatgagaaaaatgatgataatgcAAATTATGTCaataaagatgaaaaaattgcCCCTCAAActttagaaaataatagttaCGATGTCTCAATAGATAAATCACACGAAAGTACCTgtgttataaataaatccTATAGTGAATATTTTGAAGCTCATGAAAATCTCAAAATAGATAAAATTGACTTAAAAggcataaataaaaatagtaataatgtggaagatgataattttaaaaataaatcaataaATCCCCAACTAGGTGAAAATAATTCGGATGAAGATTTATCTAATGAATCTATTACCAATGAAACTGAGTTGGGTGatgagaaaaatatatatgataacaATATCGCTATAGACACAGAAGAAAACGAAAaggataatataaatttaagtgaagaaaataaaaacgatGAAAATGCGGTTAAATTTGAGACAGTCGATAATGAAACAACTAGAGTGAACTccgaaaaaatattagaaaataaagatttaaaaaatgtatttagTGTTTTCAAATTaggtaataataaaattcaaTCAATAAAAGCTTTATGCCaagattataaaaataatttaaataaacgttttagagaaaaaataagaaaattaaattcatttatatattataataatgataataattttttagacaagcatataaaaattggttatattaatgatattgataaaatggatgctttaaaaaatgaaagaatatctagattatttttatatattgatGATATTAATAAGTTACAACAAACATTAAAAGACAAACAAAATGACgattcaaaattattagaagatgataaaaacgaacaattttatgattctaatgaaaatatagaagacttttttatttttgatcgtgcattttctaatataaataatgacgTAGACAGCATGTTTACAGAATGCGCAAATTCCTCGGTTTTTAGAGATGATGCAAGTATTGATAATTTATTAGACGAAGGAATAGGGAGATCAAATGAAGAATGTAATATTTACAACTTATTTAgtaatttttctttcaaAAATTACTACATgctttatattaataaaaatttatgttcAATTTATGATTGCACTCCTatgattataaaaaaattcgcacaaaaaattaattcatACAATACCATGAGAAAAAgcaatgataatattaaaagtgataaacataataataatgataacgCAGAAAATATAAGCCTCCCTCCAGAATTTAAAGATAATCCAAATTATTACTATGGAAACTTTGCATATGGGCAAAATGAAAACTTTGATGCATATATTCAATTCCATTGTGAAAAATGgcaagaaaatatatatgatactGTAGAAGTCAATAGCCTGGAATTGAATTTTGATAGGTTACGTTGCAATAtaatgtaatttttttttaataagaAAGACAATATACAACGAAATATTCGAActattcaaaatatttcaatatttgtttttctaTGTTCATTTAAAgttaaatattaaagaatgcataaataaattcaaTTAACATCATAGTATTAgtcataaaattattttcgttttccatcgataaaatatactatgatactttttttatctaacataaattatttttgaattttattatgtgAATGCCgcttcattttgttttgttattatttaaaaaaatcaaaaatatatatgacaAAACAagataatttttattttgtcctaaaaaaaaacaattctctattttgttatttttttacacatttttttcatactGTAAGAGTTAAATAcccttatttttatttaatgcGTTTAAACTTATAATTAAAAGTAGCTATTGTTATTAAATCgcaatttataatttattgtcaataagaatattaaaagataaaaaacctgttgcattttattaatttattattgtaattATCACCACAAGTATATTATGTATGCTTATAAAAACAgttgaatatatatataatacattatatGGCTAAATacgaaaaaatatgctGTCAGAATTTGCTTATTTTGCATATAATAGAATATCAcacaaatttatatgtCTTAAAAAAaccatatttttaaattatgtgcgtaaacaaaatattcaaagaaaataaatattacataaaaaattattgaaGATCATGAAGtcttataatattaaaagagCACACATATATGCTTGCATTTAAAGATGATAGCATTAGGCGCTTATCAAacgaataaaaaaataaaatcataGGCACGCacgtatatataaaataaaacaaatggTATATTATATCGCTGctcataaattattatctctctatatactatatttatgaaaattagCTATTATTTCGATTTAttggaatatttttttattatttcttgCCCATGAGGGTCATCATAAGTTATcgtttttaaataatgaacaATGTCAACTCTATCTTGAAAATTTGCAATTCCTTTGAAGTTCATACCAATATTTGCCTCAACAAATTGTTTTggatttttcatatatctCATTAGATTTACATCATTCCATATAATTCCGGATGTTTCCATATCTGGTGAAACTTGAAATGGCGAATTCCCTTTGCTCATCCCCGCTGttctattatatacattaaataaagaagGCCCCCAACTGGTAAATCCCGAATTAGATTGGCTATTATCTGGTGCTATTGAATGGCATTGCTTACAATGTTTTTTGAATAGTTTTTCACCTTTGACTTTGTCTCCCGGGGGCAATACAAAATTGGCTTGAAAatcatcattatatatatcctttttatttttaaataaattcattatatattctataacttttcatatatatttaatttttttatgccttattttatctttttatttttaatttaatatattcgATTAAATATGTTGCAAAACGTCGTTTCCTCTTTTACTTCGCaagtataattttaaaaaaataaaaaatatatgtgcgcattaacttttttctcttattggtatttaattatattaaaaatatgctaTTTACTTTTTGTACTAttacaaaatgaaaaatacaatCTTAAAGcaaaagaataaaattggtcaaatatgtaaaaatgtTTACAATAAATTAATGTCACTGTAATAATGTTTAATATgttatcattttattttaaccATACACTGAGATTGTTATATAATCAAAATGCATAgctataaaaaacatattaaaaatcCATAGCAATATCGTAGAATTAACCaaactatttatatagtATATTATGGAGATAAACATACATACAATATACcaatttgtttgtttttcataaattttaatagtaCACACATTTATTGAATATTAATTTTCTCGAATTTTAAATCCTATgttatgtaaatatataattactttcaaaagtataaaaacactttttaataaatttatatatcttaactaaaaaataatggcACAAATTATGAGACCAATTTTGCGTTcgattaatatataattttccttTTCATGTTATATACCAAAAATGGGGTGTAAAACACGTTAgtatttaatattacaagtttattattttatcacGTAAGCACTAAGttattgttttattcaaataaaaaaacatgttTTCCCTTTTTATACTTAGAACAACATACCAActtgttttttataaaccACCAAAGAattacaaattattttctaatgtaaatatattatcaaaaaaaaaaatatacctTTGCTTTCatgttaaatatatttaatatctccaaaatataatttttttcattatttgaaaTTGAAAAGATATAATCGGCAACtaacttattttatttttttttcgctTTACTcattttacatatattgaAATCTCCATTCACCAATATAGCTCTATTAACAAAACGCTGctgtaaaatattatcataatgTGAATTGTATTAAAAGCGCAAGAGTTTTTCTTTCagtaattttatattatatatatatgtggtttaaaatgttaacttttataatataataattatatatgtgaatTTGCGGAGATGTTGTTTTTAAAGCTAacgcatatatatagttttattaaaaaataaagaaatagcaatatataataatagtat is from Plasmodium berghei ANKA genome assembly, chromosome: 14 and encodes:
- a CDS encoding 26S protease regulatory subunit 7, putative, translated to MEEEPATQSKPLDDEDINILKSYGSGPYSKSIKKVENDITGLVTNINKLCGVRESDTGLCLPNQWDLQLDKQMLNEEQPLQVARCTKIINSDTDQTKYIINVKQIAKFVVGLGEKVAPSDIEEGMRVGVDRTKYKIQILLPPKIDPSVTMMTVEEKPDITYNDIGGCKEQLEKLREVVEMPLLQPERFVTLGIDPPKGVLLYGPPGTGKTLTARAIANRTDACFICVIGSELVQKYVGEGARLVRELFQMAKSKKACILFIDEVDAIGGSRGDESAHGDHEVQRTMLEIVNQLDGFDNRGNIKVIMATNRPDTLDSALVRPGRIDRKIEFSLPDLEGRTHIFKIHANTMNMSRDVRFELLARLCPNSTGSDIRSVCTEAGMFAIRARRKTITEKDLLLAINKVIHGCKQFSATGKYMVYN
- a CDS encoding cytochrome c, putative; the protein is MNLFKNKKDIYNDDFQANFVLPPGDKVKGEKLFKKHCKQCHSIAPDNSQSNSGFTSWGPSLFNVYNRTAGMSKGNSPFQVSPDMETSGIIWNDVNLMRYMKNPKQFVEANIGMNFKGIANFQDRVDIVHYLKTITYDDPHGQEIIKKYSNKSK